A window from Enterocloster bolteae encodes these proteins:
- a CDS encoding AAA family ATPase, with protein MPVFDFSDTPKKEEEPQCTYTVYYSNEPAASPEKPMLVLDNSSRAWRHHSCGVFTNQAKRTAFEFKEEDGTVSADILQVDARFTSLLRWLGENHISVRLSGQNRGDGYAVYKIREVAFGGGTKLSAEDGFLQFMIERLLAGSAPEQELAEEDQEENGDDMKLTSIQSLTDFMNCAGRTLPDNIRIWARRNLAVARSHEVTPEERRHAQRALSIMMNIQWKNHYFESIDPVEARRILDEELYGMERVKQRIIETIIQINRTHTLPAYGMLLVGPAGTGKSQIAYAVARILKLPWTTLDMSSINDSEQLTGSSRIYSNAKPGIIMEAFSMAGESNLVFIINELDKASSGKGNGNPADVLLTLLDNLGFTDNYIECMIPTGGVYPIATANDKSQISAPLMSRFAVIDIPDYTPEEKKIIFSKYAMPKVLKRMGLHENECVVTEDALDAVIEKYADTTGIRDLEQAAEHMAANALYQIEVDNVAAVVFDGDMVRELLG; from the coding sequence ATGCCAGTATTTGATTTCAGCGACACACCAAAAAAGGAAGAAGAGCCACAGTGCACTTACACGGTATATTACTCCAATGAGCCGGCGGCTTCTCCGGAGAAGCCCATGCTTGTTCTGGATAACAGCAGCCGGGCCTGGAGACACCATTCCTGCGGCGTTTTCACCAACCAGGCCAAGCGGACCGCTTTCGAGTTCAAGGAGGAGGACGGGACTGTCAGCGCGGATATCCTGCAGGTTGACGCCCGCTTCACCAGCCTGCTGCGCTGGCTGGGGGAAAACCATATCAGTGTCCGATTGTCCGGTCAGAACCGCGGAGACGGATACGCGGTCTATAAGATTCGGGAGGTGGCCTTTGGAGGAGGGACCAAGCTGTCTGCCGAGGACGGTTTTCTACAGTTTATGATTGAACGGCTGCTGGCAGGCAGCGCGCCGGAGCAAGAACTGGCAGAGGAGGACCAGGAGGAAAACGGTGACGACATGAAGCTGACCAGTATTCAGAGCCTTACTGATTTCATGAACTGCGCCGGCAGGACGCTGCCGGACAATATACGGATTTGGGCCCGCAGGAACCTGGCGGTGGCCCGCTCCCATGAAGTGACTCCGGAGGAGAGGCGCCATGCCCAGCGCGCCCTTTCCATCATGATGAACATTCAGTGGAAGAATCACTATTTTGAATCCATTGATCCTGTGGAGGCCCGCAGGATTCTGGATGAGGAACTGTACGGCATGGAACGGGTCAAACAGAGAATCATAGAGACCATCATACAGATTAACCGCACCCATACGCTTCCTGCATACGGCATGCTGCTGGTTGGCCCGGCAGGTACCGGAAAGTCACAGATTGCCTATGCGGTAGCCAGGATATTAAAGCTTCCGTGGACAACCCTGGATATGAGCTCCATCAATGATTCGGAACAGCTCACCGGCAGTTCCCGCATTTATTCCAATGCCAAACCCGGAATTATCATGGAAGCGTTCTCTATGGCAGGAGAATCCAATCTTGTCTTTATCATCAACGAACTGGACAAGGCGTCATCGGGAAAAGGAAACGGCAATCCCGCCGATGTGCTGCTGACCCTCCTGGACAATCTGGGATTTACGGACAATTACATAGAGTGTATGATACCCACCGGCGGCGTGTATCCCATTGCCACTGCCAACGATAAGAGCCAAATCAGCGCGCCTCTCATGTCGCGTTTTGCGGTGATTGATATTCCGGATTATACGCCGGAGGAGAAGAAAATTATATTTTCAAAGTACGCCATGCCAAAGGTTTTAAAGCGCATGGGGCTGCATGAAAATGAGTGTGTGGTGACAGAGGATGCGCTTGACGCGGTCATTGAAAAATACGCGGACACCACAGGCATCCGGGATCTGGAACAGGCCGCGGAGCATATGGCCGCCAATGCCCTTTACCAGATAGAAGTGGACAATGTGGCTGCGGTGGTGTTTGACGGGGATATGGTGAGGGAGCTGCTGGGGTAA
- a CDS encoding methylated-DNA--[protein]-cysteine S-methyltransferase, with translation MYYTTDYISPVGRIKLAADGERLVGLWLEGQKYFAGTVKEEMTEAPELGIFKDTKDWLDRYFAGKRPESSELLLAPLGGEFRQGVWEILCQISYGQLTTYGDIAKKIAEKMNRETMSAQAVGGAVGHNPISIIIPCHRVVGAAGSLTGYAGGIDKKIWLLKHEGVDMEGLFIPEKGTAL, from the coding sequence ATGTATTATACAACAGATTATATATCGCCGGTGGGCAGGATTAAACTGGCTGCTGACGGCGAAAGACTGGTTGGGCTGTGGCTGGAAGGACAGAAATATTTTGCCGGTACTGTTAAAGAAGAGATGACGGAGGCCCCGGAACTTGGGATTTTTAAAGATACAAAGGACTGGCTGGACCGCTATTTTGCGGGAAAGAGGCCTGAGTCCTCAGAGCTTTTGCTGGCTCCCCTGGGAGGAGAATTCCGGCAGGGTGTATGGGAAATCCTCTGTCAGATCTCCTATGGACAGCTCACTACGTATGGCGATATTGCAAAGAAAATAGCGGAGAAGATGAACCGGGAAACCATGTCAGCCCAGGCAGTGGGCGGAGCAGTGGGCCACAATCCTATTTCCATCATCATACCGTGCCACAGGGTGGTGGGCGCGGCCGGCAGTCTGACCGGATATGCCGGGGGCATTGATAAAAAGATATGGCTGCTGAAGCATGAAGGGGTGGACATGGAAGGCCTGTTTATACCTGAGAAGGGGACGGCACTTTGA
- a CDS encoding winged helix-turn-helix transcriptional regulator has protein sequence MKTEKSVPERCEIIQKVQRVLGGKWKIEILYYIGFQDIHRFGALRRHIGGISESSLINQLRSLEEDGFISRHDYKELPPRVEYSLTDLGQSFMPIMEHVKDWGETHLFPLSSSR, from the coding sequence GTGAAAACAGAAAAATCAGTTCCGGAACGATGTGAAATCATACAGAAGGTTCAGAGAGTCCTTGGGGGGAAGTGGAAAATTGAAATCCTGTACTATATTGGTTTCCAGGATATACACAGATTTGGAGCGCTGCGCCGCCATATAGGCGGCATATCAGAATCATCCCTGATTAATCAGCTCCGTTCCCTTGAAGAAGACGGCTTTATCAGCCGTCATGACTATAAAGAGCTTCCTCCCAGGGTGGAATATTCCCTGACAGACCTGGGACAGAGCTTCATGCCCATAATGGAACACGTAAAGGATTGGGGGGAGACTCACCTTTTCCCCTTATCCTCATCCAGATAG
- a CDS encoding EFR1 family ferrodoxin (N-terminal region resembles flavodoxins. C-terminal ferrodoxin region binds two 4Fe-4S clusters.), protein MESVIYYFSATGNSLRIANIMAERMDGLLLPMSRYKGTKCSSRQIGLVFPTYFWGVPRTVAEFVDEMKVEADNPYVFAAATCGGLAGGVLGHLDALLKKKGLHLDYGITIPSVANFIEEYNPKTRSADRKLREADEMAERASAEVIAARRNGPFGFHVWDRIFYKLYTDYKLNRDTGFHVDDTCVRCGICQRICPSRNIVLKNEKPEFQHRCEHCVACINCCPQQAIQWKHATQKRVRYRNPGVSVHDIIEGMGSARDSFISKDRDI, encoded by the coding sequence ATGGAATCCGTGATATATTATTTTTCAGCAACCGGCAATAGTCTGCGTATTGCGAACATCATGGCGGAAAGGATGGATGGGCTGCTGCTTCCTATGTCAAGATATAAGGGGACAAAATGCAGCAGCCGGCAAATCGGCCTGGTTTTTCCCACATATTTCTGGGGCGTTCCCAGAACCGTGGCAGAGTTTGTGGATGAAATGAAAGTTGAGGCAGATAACCCATATGTGTTTGCAGCCGCAACCTGCGGAGGGCTTGCCGGAGGTGTATTGGGGCATTTGGACGCACTTCTTAAGAAAAAGGGGCTTCATCTGGATTATGGAATAACGATTCCGTCTGTAGCGAATTTTATAGAGGAGTATAATCCCAAGACACGTTCGGCGGACAGAAAACTCAGGGAAGCTGATGAGATGGCTGAAAGGGCTTCGGCAGAAGTGATTGCAGCCAGGCGCAACGGACCATTTGGGTTCCATGTCTGGGACAGAATATTTTATAAGCTTTATACGGATTATAAACTGAACAGAGACACAGGATTTCATGTGGATGATACTTGTGTCCGCTGCGGTATTTGCCAGAGGATCTGCCCCAGCCGGAATATTGTACTGAAAAATGAAAAACCGGAATTTCAGCACCGCTGCGAACACTGTGTAGCGTGCATCAACTGCTGCCCACAACAGGCCATCCAGTGGAAACATGCAACACAGAAGAGGGTCCGCTACCGGAATCCGGGTGTATCTGTTCACGATATCATAGAAGGTATGGGAAGTGCCCGGGATAGCTTTATATCGAAGGATCGAGACATATAA
- a CDS encoding type II toxin-antitoxin system HicB family antitoxin, translating into MTFTYPAVFTPHKNDKGYHVTFPDLQCCEADGPDLEDAVEHAREAAYNWLYLEIEEKTFEFPPQTHMEDIRLEEGEFLKHIMVTVKLLPDND; encoded by the coding sequence ATGACATTTACGTACCCGGCGGTATTTACGCCTCATAAAAACGATAAAGGCTATCATGTAACATTTCCGGATCTGCAGTGCTGCGAGGCAGACGGACCGGACCTGGAGGATGCTGTGGAGCATGCCAGGGAAGCAGCCTACAACTGGCTCTATCTGGAGATTGAGGAGAAAACCTTTGAGTTTCCTCCCCAGACCCATATGGAGGATATCAGGCTGGAGGAAGGGGAGTTCCTGAAACACATCATGGTGACAGTAAAGCTGCTTCCGGATAATGATTGA
- a CDS encoding sirohydrochlorin cobaltochelatase, which yields MKMKKLAVFFAAAALTTVTAAGCSGGQKETAADAAKDSEAVTTAEQTTGAKTEVPETTAEAAEAAAEADEENYDTGDASKDNARNQDGIGENELLVVSFGTSYNDSRRLTIGAIEDAVEKAFPDFAVRRGFTSQIIIDHVKSRDNVAIDNVGEALDRAEKNGVRNLVIQPTHLMNGLEYTDLVNEAAEYSDAFDKVAIGKPLLTTEDDFRAVMKAVTEATAQYDDGETAICFMGHGTEAESNQVYAKMQDMLTEAGYKNYYVGTVEAAPSLDDVLAAVEEGSYKKVVLEPLMIVAGDHANNDMAGDEEGSWKTAFEDAGYEVTCLVNGLGQLEAIQQLFVEHAQAAVDSLTK from the coding sequence ATGAAGATGAAAAAACTGGCAGTATTTTTTGCGGCAGCAGCCCTGACAACAGTGACCGCAGCCGGCTGCTCCGGCGGGCAGAAGGAGACGGCGGCAGATGCCGCCAAAGATTCTGAGGCAGTGACAACTGCGGAGCAGACCACAGGGGCAAAAACAGAAGTACCAGAGACAACAGCAGAGGCAGCAGAGGCGGCAGCGGAGGCTGACGAGGAGAATTACGATACTGGCGATGCTTCAAAGGATAATGCCAGAAATCAGGATGGAATCGGTGAAAATGAGCTTCTGGTAGTCAGCTTTGGCACCAGCTACAATGACAGCAGACGTCTGACCATTGGTGCCATTGAGGACGCTGTTGAGAAGGCATTTCCTGATTTCGCAGTCAGGAGAGGATTCACCAGCCAGATTATTATTGATCACGTAAAATCCAGGGATAATGTTGCCATTGACAATGTAGGAGAGGCCCTTGACCGCGCGGAGAAGAACGGTGTCAGGAATCTTGTAATTCAGCCCACCCATCTGATGAACGGACTTGAGTATACGGATTTGGTCAATGAGGCGGCGGAGTATTCTGACGCATTTGACAAAGTGGCAATCGGAAAGCCGCTTCTCACCACAGAGGATGATTTCAGGGCAGTCATGAAGGCTGTCACAGAGGCAACTGCACAGTATGATGACGGTGAGACAGCCATCTGTTTTATGGGACACGGCACAGAGGCAGAGTCCAACCAGGTATATGCAAAAATGCAGGATATGCTTACAGAGGCAGGTTATAAGAATTACTATGTGGGTACCGTTGAAGCAGCGCCAAGCCTGGATGATGTCCTGGCAGCGGTGGAGGAAGGAAGCTATAAGAAGGTGGTTTTGGAGCCGCTGATGATCGTGGCAGGCGACCATGCCAACAATGATATGGCAGGAGACGAAGAAGGTTCCTGGAAGACTGCGTTTGAGGATGCGGGCTATGAAGTGACATGCCTTGTCAACGGACTCGGCCAGCTGGAAGCAATCCAGCAGCTCTTTGTAGAACATGCTCAGGCAGCGGTTGACAGTCTGACAAAATAA
- a CDS encoding ABC transporter substrate-binding protein, producing the protein MMRRIKKLMAIAAAGILMTAVCTGCSSAGRTGADPAVANNRSLGSSPAPVPEGWSGIKRTGSMELLYADQFSVDYYDGGYAMITIKDSGRYLVVPEGKLQPSGLPGDVAVIKQPLENIYLAATSAMDLFCSLDGTDRITLSGTDASGWYIEEARSAMEDGRMLYAGKYNAPDYERILSGSCDLAVESTMIYHSPEVKEQLERLGIPVLVERSSYERHPLGRMEWLKLYGVLLDREEQANSCFAGQVKQLEPVMAQESTGKTVSFFYISSNGYVNVRKSGDYVAEMIDLAGGTYVPQGLTENENALSTMNMQMESFYASARDADYIIYNSTIDGELDNLSQLLEKSSLLADFKAVKEGNVWCTEKSLFQETMGLGDMILDIHRILTEEEPEGLRYMHRLR; encoded by the coding sequence ATGATGAGACGGATAAAGAAATTAATGGCAATTGCCGCCGCCGGAATCCTTATGACAGCAGTGTGTACAGGCTGTTCCTCGGCAGGGCGGACCGGGGCAGATCCGGCTGTCGCGAATAACCGGTCCCTGGGTTCCTCCCCTGCCCCGGTTCCGGAAGGCTGGAGCGGCATAAAGAGAACCGGCAGTATGGAGCTTCTCTATGCGGACCAGTTTTCAGTGGACTATTACGATGGCGGTTACGCAATGATAACGATTAAGGACAGCGGCCGTTATCTGGTGGTGCCGGAAGGAAAATTACAGCCTTCCGGCCTTCCGGGTGACGTGGCGGTCATAAAGCAGCCTCTGGAGAATATTTATCTGGCGGCGACCTCGGCCATGGACCTGTTTTGCAGCCTGGATGGAACAGACCGGATTACACTGTCAGGGACAGATGCTTCCGGCTGGTACATAGAAGAGGCAAGGTCAGCCATGGAAGATGGCAGGATGCTCTATGCGGGCAAATACAACGCGCCGGACTATGAGCGGATTTTGTCCGGGTCCTGTGACCTGGCGGTAGAATCCACGATGATTTACCATTCCCCGGAAGTAAAGGAGCAGCTGGAGAGACTGGGGATACCGGTTCTGGTGGAACGCTCCAGCTACGAGCGCCATCCTCTTGGAAGGATGGAATGGCTTAAATTATATGGGGTGCTGCTGGACCGGGAGGAACAGGCAAACAGCTGTTTTGCCGGACAGGTGAAGCAGCTGGAACCTGTCATGGCTCAGGAGAGTACCGGAAAAACAGTATCATTTTTCTATATCAGTTCCAACGGCTATGTAAATGTCAGGAAGTCGGGGGATTATGTGGCTGAAATGATAGACCTGGCCGGAGGAACCTATGTGCCCCAGGGACTTACGGAAAATGAAAACGCGCTGTCCACCATGAATATGCAGATGGAAAGCTTTTATGCCTCCGCCAGGGATGCGGATTATATTATATATAACAGCACCATAGACGGTGAGCTGGACAATCTGAGCCAGCTTTTGGAGAAAAGCAGCCTCCTGGCTGATTTTAAGGCTGTGAAGGAGGGAAATGTGTGGTGTACGGAGAAAAGCCTGTTTCAGGAGACCATGGGCCTGGGGGATATGATTTTGGATATCCACCGTATACTGACGGAGGAGGAGCCGGAAGGCCTCAGGTATATGCACCGGCTGCGTTAA
- a CDS encoding FecCD family ABC transporter permease: MIKGTYIKNSISFALLAVMMCFLFIWNINSGSVHLSVEEIGEILFRRTGEAASYRIVWDIRLPRILSAVILGGALSVSGFLLQTFFANPIAGPFVLGISSGAKLVVSLVMIVLLGRGISIGSAGMILAAFAGSMISMGFVLMISGKVKKMSMLVICGVMISYICSAITDFVVTFAEDANIVNLHNWSMGSFSGTSWENVSVMTAVVFLSLILVFLMAKPIGAYQMGEVYAQNMGVNILRFRVALILLSSILSACVTAFAGPISFVGIAVPHLVKSLFKTAKPILMIPGCFLGGAVFCLFCDLAARTVFAPTELSISSVTAVFGAPVVIYMMVHNRKGMQ, from the coding sequence ATGATAAAAGGTACTTATATAAAAAACAGTATTTCATTTGCCCTTCTGGCGGTCATGATGTGCTTTTTATTTATCTGGAACATCAATTCCGGCAGTGTGCACCTGTCAGTGGAGGAAATAGGTGAAATTCTGTTCAGAAGGACAGGGGAGGCCGCTTCATACCGCATTGTATGGGACATACGCCTCCCCCGGATTCTCTCGGCCGTGATACTGGGCGGCGCGCTGTCCGTATCGGGTTTTCTGCTCCAGACGTTTTTTGCAAATCCCATAGCAGGCCCTTTTGTGCTGGGGATTTCATCCGGCGCAAAGCTGGTGGTTTCCCTTGTGATGATAGTTTTGCTGGGAAGGGGAATCTCCATCGGATCGGCGGGGATGATTCTGGCTGCCTTTGCAGGCTCCATGATTTCCATGGGATTTGTCCTGATGATTTCCGGTAAGGTGAAGAAGATGTCCATGCTTGTTATCTGCGGGGTGATGATTAGCTATATCTGTTCCGCCATAACTGATTTTGTGGTGACATTTGCAGAAGATGCCAACATTGTCAATCTCCACAACTGGTCCATGGGCAGCTTTTCAGGCACCTCCTGGGAGAATGTAAGTGTCATGACGGCAGTGGTTTTCCTGTCGCTGATTCTTGTTTTTCTCATGGCAAAGCCGATTGGAGCTTACCAGATGGGGGAAGTGTATGCCCAGAACATGGGGGTGAACATACTGCGGTTCAGGGTGGCCCTGATTCTTCTGTCCAGTATTCTTTCTGCCTGTGTGACTGCATTCGCAGGCCCTATATCCTTTGTGGGAATTGCGGTTCCGCATCTGGTGAAGAGCCTGTTTAAAACGGCAAAGCCCATACTCATGATTCCGGGCTGCTTCCTGGGCGGCGCAGTGTTTTGTCTGTTCTGCGATTTGGCGGCCAGAACCGTCTTTGCGCCCACGGAACTCAGCATCAGCTCCGTGACAGCTGTATTCGGCGCGCCTGTGGTCATTTACATGATGGTGCATAACCGGAAGGGTATGCAGTGA
- a CDS encoding ABC transporter ATP-binding protein → MAEDYIWTENMTVGYGKTPLIRQIGIHVRAGEIVTLIGPNGAGKSTILRSVIRRLGLLEGTVYLDGMPMKGMGEREIAKRMSILMTERIHPELMNCEDVVGTGRYPYTGRMGILTAEDRGKVREAMELVHAWDLASRDFSQISDGQKQRILLARAICQDPSVIVLDEPTSFLDIRHKLELLTILKDLVRRKKVAVLMSLHELDLAQKLSDYIVCVKGEYIERCGTPEEIFTSSYITGLYGITKGSYYAEFGCLEMEPVKGKPQVFVIGGNGSGIPVYRRLQRMGIPFAAGILHENDVDYPIARALASQVISEMPFEPIREETYDRAAEVLASCGQVICCLKEFGTLNDKNRKLAELGRDKQGADLLV, encoded by the coding sequence ATGGCAGAAGATTACATATGGACAGAAAATATGACCGTCGGATACGGCAAAACGCCTCTGATACGGCAAATCGGAATTCATGTTAGGGCGGGAGAAATCGTGACGCTCATCGGGCCAAACGGGGCTGGTAAATCCACCATTCTGCGAAGCGTAATACGGCGGCTGGGACTGCTGGAAGGGACCGTTTACCTGGATGGCATGCCCATGAAGGGGATGGGGGAGAGGGAGATTGCAAAGAGGATGTCCATTCTGATGACAGAGCGGATTCACCCGGAGCTTATGAACTGTGAGGATGTGGTAGGCACAGGCCGCTACCCATATACCGGAAGGATGGGCATACTGACGGCAGAGGACAGAGGAAAGGTCAGGGAGGCCATGGAGCTGGTCCATGCATGGGATCTGGCTTCCCGGGATTTTTCGCAGATAAGCGACGGGCAGAAGCAGCGCATTCTTCTGGCCCGGGCCATCTGTCAGGACCCCAGTGTCATTGTCCTGGACGAGCCCACCTCCTTCCTGGATATCCGGCATAAGCTGGAGCTTCTGACCATTTTAAAGGACCTGGTACGCAGGAAGAAGGTAGCGGTGCTCATGTCCCTTCATGAGTTGGATTTAGCGCAGAAATTATCAGATTATATTGTCTGCGTAAAGGGGGAATACATTGAGCGGTGCGGAACTCCGGAAGAGATTTTCACCTCCTCCTATATTACCGGGCTGTACGGAATCACCAAAGGCAGCTATTATGCGGAATTTGGCTGCCTGGAGATGGAACCGGTGAAGGGTAAGCCTCAGGTATTTGTCATAGGCGGAAACGGAAGCGGGATTCCGGTTTACAGGAGACTGCAGCGCATGGGAATCCCATTTGCGGCAGGCATTCTCCACGAAAATGATGTGGATTACCCCATTGCCAGGGCGCTGGCCTCCCAGGTGATATCGGAAATGCCTTTTGAACCGATTCGGGAAGAGACATATGACCGCGCTGCAGAGGTTTTGGCGTCCTGCGGTCAGGTTATCTGCTGTCTGAAGGAATTTGGTACTTTAAACGATAAGAACAGGAAACTGGCTGAGCTGGGAAGGGATAAGCAGGGGGCTGACTTGCTGGTATAA
- a CDS encoding MerR family transcriptional regulator, translating into MSTFYKIGEIASLYNISTDILRYYEELGILVPRRAPNGYRIYRTEDLWCLNVIRDLRELGFSMEQIKAYIENRSIDSSLELFQKEMDVIDRHIERLKSLRDNIITRRETISQARGLPLGTITLKEMPPRACHRIMQSYETDEEMDILIKQLVSFGPDRQYIIGNNQMGSFISLSDAMDGRCQQYDAVFILHPDGEHCIGKGTYLSVCYSGNFRQTRTYVPRLLDYAREHSMNIRGPLLELLWIDVHTTKHVEEQVTELQLKVD; encoded by the coding sequence ATGTCAACATTCTATAAAATCGGGGAGATTGCCTCCCTTTATAACATAAGCACGGATATACTGCGCTACTATGAGGAGCTGGGCATACTGGTCCCCCGCCGGGCGCCTAACGGATACCGCATTTACCGCACCGAGGACCTGTGGTGTCTGAATGTTATCCGCGATTTGCGGGAACTGGGATTTTCCATGGAGCAGATAAAGGCATATATTGAGAACCGAAGCATTGATTCCTCCCTGGAACTGTTCCAGAAGGAGATGGATGTGATTGACCGGCACATTGAACGGCTTAAATCCCTCCGGGACAATATCATCACCCGCAGGGAAACCATTTCCCAGGCACGGGGACTCCCTCTCGGGACCATCACATTAAAAGAAATGCCGCCCCGTGCCTGCCACCGGATCATGCAGAGCTACGAGACGGACGAAGAAATGGATATTCTCATTAAACAGCTGGTCTCCTTTGGACCGGACAGGCAGTATATCATAGGCAACAACCAGATGGGCTCCTTTATCAGCCTGTCTGATGCCATGGACGGACGATGCCAGCAGTATGACGCGGTGTTCATCCTTCACCCTGACGGCGAGCACTGCATCGGGAAGGGTACCTATCTGTCGGTCTGCTACAGCGGCAACTTCCGCCAGACCAGGACCTATGTTCCCCGGCTCCTGGACTATGCCAGGGAACATTCCATGAATATCCGGGGACCCTTGCTGGAGCTTTTGTGGATAGACGTCCATACCACAAAACATGTGGAGGAACAGGTGACGGAGCTGCAGTTAAAGGTGGATTAG
- a CDS encoding MATE family efflux transporter, with amino-acid sequence MNLEGMSLKKKFWRFVWPSVVAQWIFALYTMVDGMFVARGVSEVALSAVNIASPFVNFLFSVSILFAVGTSTVVAIFLGQGRQREANQANTQNMVVTGVLSLFIMLMVWLCLDPIVSFLGATQSTQEYVKHYILSLLPFTWWFIISYTFETLVKTDGFPRFAAAAVASGALVNCVLDYLFVMVFRWGIGGAGAATGLSQMVPVFLYLKHFLGPKATIRFARPVWDLGQFIRVVKIGLSSGFTELSAGFTVFMFNHAILRYIGEQGVVSYTIIAYVNTIVVMSMAGIAQGIQPLISFHYGRQERDVCSRLLKYSLTASVGVAGIAFISSMAGADWLVGIFISEKLEGLRQYSASVFRIFSLSFLVVGFNITGAGYFTAIERPKESLIISLGRGMVIIAASLAVCIGVGGGEGIWWAPAVSELMCLGVTLILVYLYTRRETFKCIS; translated from the coding sequence ATGAATTTAGAGGGAATGTCACTGAAGAAAAAGTTCTGGAGGTTTGTATGGCCTTCCGTGGTGGCCCAGTGGATCTTTGCGTTATATACCATGGTGGATGGAATGTTTGTGGCCAGGGGCGTGTCTGAGGTGGCCCTGTCGGCTGTGAATATTGCCTCTCCCTTTGTAAACTTCCTGTTTTCTGTTTCCATATTGTTTGCCGTGGGTACGTCCACCGTGGTAGCCATTTTCCTGGGGCAGGGCAGGCAGCGGGAGGCTAATCAGGCCAACACTCAGAACATGGTGGTGACAGGAGTCTTATCCCTGTTTATCATGCTCATGGTGTGGCTGTGCCTGGACCCTATTGTAAGCTTTCTGGGAGCCACACAGAGCACGCAGGAGTATGTAAAGCATTATATTTTATCCCTGCTGCCCTTTACATGGTGGTTCATCATATCATATACATTTGAGACATTGGTAAAGACAGACGGATTTCCCCGGTTTGCGGCTGCGGCTGTGGCTTCGGGCGCCCTGGTAAACTGTGTGCTGGATTATCTGTTTGTCATGGTATTTCGCTGGGGCATTGGGGGAGCCGGGGCAGCCACGGGACTTTCCCAGATGGTTCCGGTATTCCTGTATCTGAAACATTTCCTGGGGCCAAAGGCAACCATTCGCTTCGCCAGGCCGGTTTGGGACTTGGGACAGTTTATCCGGGTGGTGAAGATTGGCCTGTCCTCCGGTTTTACGGAGCTGTCAGCAGGCTTCACAGTATTTATGTTCAACCATGCCATTCTGCGGTATATTGGTGAACAGGGAGTGGTGAGCTACACAATCATCGCATATGTGAATACCATCGTGGTCATGTCCATGGCGGGAATCGCGCAGGGCATCCAGCCTTTAATCAGCTTTCATTACGGCAGACAGGAGCGGGATGTATGCAGCAGGCTTTTGAAGTACTCGCTGACAGCGTCCGTGGGCGTGGCGGGAATAGCCTTTATCTCTTCCATGGCAGGTGCTGACTGGCTGGTGGGTATTTTCATCTCTGAAAAGCTGGAAGGGCTCAGACAGTATTCTGCGTCTGTATTCAGGATATTCAGCCTGTCGTTTCTGGTGGTGGGATTTAATATTACAGGGGCAGGGTATTTTACAGCCATTGAGCGGCCGAAGGAGTCTCTGATTATCTCTTTGGGCAGAGGTATGGTTATCATAGCGGCCTCATTGGCAGTCTGTATTGGCGTGGGGGGAGGAGAAGGCATCTGGTGGGCGCCTGCTGTATCAGAGCTGATGTGCCTGGGCGTCACCCTGATTCTGGTGTATTTGTATACAAGAAGGGAAACTTTCAAATGCATATCTTGA